A window from Micromonospora terminaliae encodes these proteins:
- a CDS encoding inositol monophosphatase family protein, with product MGSPPMIDGAFARWLAARAGQALMGLRAELGFADAGALKSAGDKVSHDLIRTELAKWRPADAVLSEEDEGSRLAWTAEVSSDAVSRLNADRVWIIDPLDGTREFAEEGRSDWAVHVALWSRSAPTPHGLVAGAVGLPAQHRVLGTDYPPAYPPMTLEAATAGGRTIRLAASRSRPPVFLTDLAEDIGAHLVPMGSAGAKIAAVVTGEVDAYIHAGGQYEWDSAAPVAVATATGLHASRIDGSALKYNEADPRLPDLLVCRKDLASRLLAALQRHSG from the coding sequence ATGGGCAGTCCTCCGATGATCGACGGCGCGTTCGCCCGGTGGCTGGCGGCGCGGGCCGGGCAGGCGCTGATGGGCCTGCGCGCGGAGCTGGGCTTCGCCGACGCGGGGGCGCTGAAGTCGGCCGGTGACAAGGTCTCGCACGACCTGATCCGCACCGAGCTGGCGAAGTGGCGGCCGGCGGACGCGGTGCTGTCGGAGGAGGACGAGGGTTCCCGGCTGGCGTGGACGGCCGAGGTGAGCAGCGACGCGGTGTCCCGGCTGAACGCCGACCGGGTGTGGATCATCGACCCGCTGGACGGCACCCGGGAGTTCGCCGAGGAGGGCCGCTCGGACTGGGCCGTGCACGTGGCGCTCTGGTCGCGCAGCGCGCCGACGCCGCACGGTCTGGTCGCGGGCGCGGTGGGGCTGCCGGCGCAGCACCGGGTGCTGGGCACGGACTACCCGCCGGCGTACCCGCCGATGACCCTGGAGGCCGCCACGGCGGGCGGCCGGACCATCCGGTTGGCGGCCAGCCGCAGCCGTCCGCCGGTTTTCCTGACCGATCTGGCAGAGGACATCGGCGCGCATCTGGTTCCGATGGGCTCGGCGGGGGCGAAGATCGCCGCTGTGGTCACCGGCGAGGTCGACGCGTACATCCACGCGGGCGGTCAGTACGAGTGGGATTCGGCCGCTCCGGTCGCTGTGGCGACGGCCACCGGCCTGCACGCTTCCCGGATCGACGGATCTGCGCTGAAATACAACGAGGCCGACCCACGCCTGCCCGACCTGCTGGTCTGCCGCAAGGATCTCGCCAGCCGGTTGCTTGCAGCGCTGCAGAGGCATTCCGGGTAG
- the galE gene encoding UDP-glucose 4-epimerase GalE, whose amino-acid sequence MLLDHGHEVTVLDDLRTGHREALAPEATHVDLPIHEAARVLTPDAGFDGVLHFAALIAAGESMVKPELYWHTNTVGSLALIDAVRAARVPRLVFSSTAAVYGNPTELPIPETAVKAPTNTYGATKLAVDMALTSEAVAHDLAAVSLRYFNVAGAYRHDGRSIGERHDPETHLIPLALEVAAGRRDKFQLFGDDYPTVDGTCVRDYIHVEDLARAHLLALDAATAGRHRIYNLGNGNGFTNRQVIEVVREVTGHPVPVEVAPRREGDPAELVASSALARAELGWVPQKPTLQDMVGDAWEFYRTHILEQR is encoded by the coding sequence ATGCTGCTCGACCACGGTCACGAGGTGACCGTCCTGGACGACCTGCGCACCGGCCACCGGGAAGCGCTCGCCCCCGAGGCGACCCACGTCGACCTGCCGATCCACGAGGCCGCCCGGGTGCTCACCCCCGACGCCGGCTTCGACGGCGTGCTGCACTTCGCCGCCCTGATCGCCGCCGGCGAGTCGATGGTCAAGCCGGAGCTCTACTGGCACACCAACACCGTCGGCTCGCTCGCCCTCATCGACGCGGTCCGCGCGGCCCGGGTGCCCCGGCTGGTCTTCTCCTCCACCGCCGCCGTCTACGGCAACCCCACCGAGCTGCCCATCCCGGAGACCGCCGTCAAGGCCCCCACCAACACCTACGGGGCGACCAAGCTGGCCGTCGACATGGCGCTCACCTCCGAGGCGGTCGCGCACGACCTGGCCGCCGTCTCGCTGCGCTACTTCAACGTGGCCGGGGCCTACCGGCACGACGGGCGGAGCATCGGCGAACGGCACGACCCGGAGACCCACCTCATCCCGCTCGCCCTGGAGGTGGCCGCCGGCCGGCGCGACAAGTTCCAGCTCTTCGGCGACGACTACCCCACCGTCGACGGCACCTGCGTCCGCGACTACATCCACGTCGAGGACCTGGCCCGCGCGCACCTGCTGGCCCTCGACGCCGCCACCGCCGGCCGGCACCGCATCTACAACCTGGGCAACGGCAACGGCTTCACCAACCGCCAGGTCATCGAGGTGGTCCGGGAGGTCACCGGGCACCCGGTGCCGGTCGAGGTGGCCCCGCGCCGTGAGGGCGACCCGGCCGAACTGGTCGCCTCCTCCGCCCTGGCCCGCGCCGAGCTGGGCTGGGTGCCGCAGAAGCCCACCCTCCAGGACATGGTGGGCGACGCCTGGGAGTTCTACCGCACGCACATCCTGGAACAGCGATGA
- a CDS encoding ribose-phosphate diphosphokinase produces the protein MGSIVAENRKSLMLFSGRGFPELAKEIGEVLGVAPTPSDSYDFANGEIFVRFKDSVRGSDAFVVQSVTHGVNTWVMETLIMVDALKRGSAKRITVVLPFYPYSRQDKKHRGREPISARLVADLLKTAGANRILTVDLHTAQIQGFFDGPVDHLFAMDVLAEYVEHRYAGRPMTVVAPDSGRVRVAERWTDRLGGCPLAFIHKTRDPLKPNQVVANRVVGEVEGRVCLIVDDMIDTGGTITKAADILKESGAAEIVVASTHALLSDPATERLKNSPISEVVVTNTLPLPPEKQLDKLTVLSIAPLLARAIREVFDDGSVTTLFGGLS, from the coding sequence ATGGGCAGCATCGTCGCCGAAAACCGCAAGAGCCTGATGCTCTTCTCCGGACGGGGTTTTCCGGAGCTGGCCAAGGAGATCGGTGAGGTGCTCGGCGTCGCGCCGACGCCCTCCGACTCGTACGATTTCGCCAACGGTGAGATCTTCGTACGTTTCAAGGATTCGGTGCGCGGTTCGGACGCCTTCGTGGTGCAGTCCGTGACGCACGGGGTCAACACCTGGGTCATGGAGACCCTGATCATGGTCGACGCGCTGAAGCGTGGTTCGGCCAAGCGGATCACGGTGGTCCTGCCCTTCTACCCCTACTCGCGGCAGGACAAGAAGCACCGCGGCCGGGAGCCGATCTCGGCCCGGCTGGTGGCCGACCTGCTGAAGACGGCGGGCGCGAACCGGATCCTGACCGTCGACCTGCACACGGCGCAGATCCAGGGCTTCTTCGACGGCCCGGTGGATCACCTGTTCGCCATGGACGTGCTGGCCGAGTACGTGGAGCACCGGTACGCGGGCCGGCCCATGACGGTGGTGGCTCCGGACTCGGGCCGGGTGCGGGTGGCGGAGCGGTGGACGGACCGGCTGGGTGGCTGCCCGCTGGCGTTCATCCACAAGACCCGGGATCCGCTGAAGCCGAACCAGGTGGTGGCGAACCGGGTGGTCGGTGAGGTCGAGGGCCGGGTCTGCCTGATCGTCGACGACATGATCGACACCGGTGGCACGATCACCAAGGCGGCCGACATCCTGAAGGAGTCGGGCGCGGCGGAGATCGTGGTGGCCTCCACCCACGCGCTGCTGTCGGACCCGGCGACCGAGCGGTTGAAGAACAGCCCGATCAGCGAGGTCGTGGTGACGAACACGCTGCCGCTGCCGCCGGAGAAGCAGCTGGACAAGCTGACCGTGCTGTCGATCGCCCCGCTGCTGGCCCGGGCGATCCGGGAGGTCTTCGACGACGGCTCGGTGACCACCCTCTTCGGTGGCCTGAGCTGA
- a CDS encoding hemolysin family protein, which produces MREGGGPGPRRRPPGRPRRVPGPVARTVARLVVRAADGATRLVTDLLGASPTAGREQISEAELRDLVAASTVLDPDERRIIDEVLVAGARLIREVMVPRTEVVFLATGLTVAEAERLVRAEPHTRYPVVDGTHDDVVGFVHLRDVLLRPERDPRATVGELTREVKRLPGSKRVLAALTEMRREGHHLAVVIDEYGGTAGIVTCEDLVEELVGEIHDEDAAPADPALAGLPAVVDGRLNLADFAERTGVPLPAGPYETVGGFVMAALGRLPVTGDEVPVAVDPDDAGGPAPDDPPGGWLLRVVALDGRRVSRLAVSTARLPEPRREVTAALPPVSTRPTGPS; this is translated from the coding sequence ATGCGGGAGGGAGGTGGTCCCGGGCCCCGGCGACGTCCGCCGGGGCGGCCCAGACGCGTACCGGGACCCGTGGCCCGGACCGTGGCCCGGCTCGTGGTGCGCGCCGCCGACGGCGCCACCCGCCTGGTCACCGACCTGCTCGGGGCCAGCCCGACCGCCGGCCGGGAGCAGATCAGCGAGGCCGAGCTGCGCGACCTGGTCGCCGCCAGCACGGTGCTCGACCCCGACGAGCGGCGGATTATCGACGAGGTGCTGGTGGCGGGGGCGCGGCTGATCCGCGAGGTGATGGTGCCGCGCACGGAGGTGGTCTTCCTCGCCACCGGGCTCACCGTGGCGGAGGCCGAGCGGCTGGTCCGCGCCGAGCCGCACACCCGCTACCCGGTGGTCGACGGCACCCACGACGACGTGGTCGGCTTCGTCCATCTGCGGGACGTGCTGCTACGCCCCGAGCGGGACCCGCGCGCCACGGTCGGCGAGCTGACCCGCGAGGTGAAACGGCTGCCCGGCAGCAAACGGGTGCTGGCCGCGCTCACCGAGATGCGCCGCGAGGGCCACCACCTGGCCGTGGTGATCGACGAGTACGGCGGCACCGCCGGCATCGTCACCTGCGAGGACCTGGTCGAGGAGCTGGTCGGGGAGATCCACGACGAGGACGCGGCCCCGGCCGACCCGGCCCTCGCCGGGCTGCCCGCCGTGGTCGACGGCCGGCTCAACCTGGCCGACTTCGCCGAGCGCACCGGGGTGCCGCTGCCCGCCGGGCCGTACGAGACGGTCGGCGGTTTCGTGATGGCCGCCCTCGGCCGCCTGCCGGTCACCGGCGACGAGGTGCCGGTGGCCGTCGACCCGGACGACGCCGGCGGGCCCGCCCCGGACGACCCGCCCGGCGGCTGGCTGCTGCGGGTGGTGGCCCTCGACGGGCGGCGGGTGTCCCGCCTCGCCGTCTCCACGGCCCGCCTGCCCGAGCCGCGGCGCGAGGTCACGGCCGCGCTCCCGCCCGTGTCCACCCGACCCACCGGCCCGTCATGA
- a CDS encoding 50S ribosomal protein L25/general stress protein Ctc, translating to MSEVKISAEPRTEFGKGGARRTRRAGKVPAVLYGHGEKPKHIALPAREFAAAIRKGGANQLFAIEVSDGTQVLALPKAIQRDPIKDTFEHVDLLLVRRGEKVTVEVPVQLTGEAAKDTLIVHDHDTLAVTADATKVPDHLEASIEGAEAGTQITAADVELPAGVELAADGELPVASVTAAPTAEQLEATLPEVEVAEEEAEAEVGEETAEAPEGTPAEGEPAAEEPKTEA from the coding sequence GTGTCCGAGGTAAAGATCAGCGCCGAGCCCCGTACCGAGTTCGGCAAGGGTGGTGCCCGTCGTACCCGCCGGGCCGGCAAGGTGCCCGCCGTGCTGTACGGCCACGGCGAGAAGCCCAAGCACATCGCGCTCCCGGCGCGTGAGTTCGCCGCCGCGATCCGCAAGGGCGGTGCGAACCAGCTCTTCGCGATCGAGGTCAGCGACGGCACCCAGGTGCTGGCGCTGCCGAAGGCGATCCAGCGTGACCCGATCAAGGACACCTTCGAGCACGTGGACCTGCTGCTGGTCCGCCGGGGCGAGAAGGTCACCGTCGAGGTCCCGGTCCAGCTGACCGGTGAGGCCGCGAAGGACACCCTGATCGTCCACGACCACGACACCCTCGCGGTGACCGCCGACGCCACCAAGGTGCCGGACCACCTGGAGGCCTCGATCGAGGGCGCCGAGGCCGGCACCCAGATCACCGCCGCCGACGTCGAGCTGCCGGCCGGCGTCGAGCTGGCCGCCGACGGCGAGCTGCCGGTCGCCTCGGTGACCGCCGCCCCGACCGCCGAGCAGCTCGAGGCCACGCTCCCCGAGGTCGAGGTCGCCGAGGAGGAGGCCGAGGCCGAGGTCGGCGAGGAGACCGCCGAGGCTCCGGAGGGCACTCCGGCCGAGGGCGAGCCCGCTGCCGAGGAGCCGAAGACCGAGGCCTGA
- the galK gene encoding galactokinase: MSDVAARATAGFRQRYGAEPAGRWAAPGRVNLIGEHTDYNDGFVLPFALPLRTVVAAAAAGGGRWSVWSELDDEPVEFGPAEADEPGGVDGWAAYVAGVVWALRAAGHDVPGARLAIASDVPVGSGLSSSAAIEAAVLAALVELGGLDLPTERWPRLAQRAENDYVGAPTGIMDQSAVIRGRSGHALFLDCRTEEVEQIPFDLDAAGLAVLVVDSRAPHRHADGEYAARRKSCERAAKALGVAALRDVAAADLDAALARLDDDETRRRVRHVVTEDQRVLDTVELLRAGRVRDIGPLLTASHVSMRDDFEITVPEIDTAVEAALAAGAYGARMTGGGFGGCVLALVDADAADAVAAAVTAAYADRGFAAPGTLTVLPSPGATRLD, encoded by the coding sequence ATGAGCGACGTCGCGGCCCGCGCCACCGCCGGCTTCCGGCAGCGGTACGGCGCCGAGCCGGCGGGCCGCTGGGCGGCTCCCGGCCGGGTCAACCTGATCGGCGAGCACACCGACTACAACGACGGCTTCGTGCTGCCGTTCGCGCTGCCGCTGCGTACCGTCGTCGCCGCGGCGGCCGCCGGCGGCGGGCGCTGGTCCGTCTGGTCGGAGCTGGACGACGAGCCCGTGGAGTTCGGGCCGGCCGAGGCCGACGAGCCCGGCGGCGTCGACGGCTGGGCCGCGTACGTGGCCGGGGTGGTCTGGGCCCTGCGCGCCGCCGGCCACGACGTCCCCGGCGCGCGGCTGGCCATCGCCTCCGACGTGCCGGTCGGCTCCGGGCTCTCCTCGTCGGCGGCCATCGAGGCGGCGGTGCTCGCCGCCCTGGTCGAGCTGGGCGGGCTGGACCTGCCCACCGAGCGCTGGCCGCGGCTCGCCCAGCGGGCCGAGAACGACTACGTCGGCGCGCCCACCGGCATCATGGACCAGTCCGCGGTGATCCGCGGCCGGTCCGGGCACGCCCTCTTCCTCGACTGCCGCACCGAGGAGGTCGAGCAGATCCCGTTCGACCTGGACGCCGCCGGGCTCGCCGTGCTGGTCGTCGACAGCCGGGCGCCGCACCGGCACGCCGACGGCGAGTACGCCGCCCGCCGCAAGTCCTGCGAGCGGGCCGCCAAGGCGCTCGGGGTGGCCGCCCTGCGCGACGTCGCCGCCGCCGACCTGGACGCCGCGCTGGCCCGCCTCGACGACGACGAGACCCGCCGCCGGGTCCGGCACGTGGTCACCGAGGACCAGCGGGTGCTCGACACGGTCGAGCTGCTGCGCGCCGGCCGGGTCCGCGACATCGGCCCGCTGCTGACCGCCTCTCACGTCTCGATGCGGGACGACTTCGAGATCACCGTGCCGGAGATCGACACCGCGGTCGAGGCGGCCCTGGCCGCCGGCGCGTACGGGGCGCGGATGACCGGCGGCGGCTTCGGCGGCTGCGTGCTCGCGCTGGTCGACGCGGACGCCGCCGACGCCGTGGCGGCCGCCGTGACGGCCGCGTACGCCGACCGCGGCTTCGCCGCGCCCGGCACCCTCACCGTCCTCCCGTCCCCCGGCGCGACCCGCCTCGACTGA
- the trpS gene encoding tryptophan--tRNA ligase: MSDVPARPRVFSGIQPTADSFHLGNYLGAVRHWVALQESHDAFYCVVDLHAITAGHDPKVLKQRTRIAAAQLFAVGLDPERSTLFVQSQVPEHPQLAWVLGCITGFGEASRMTQFKDKSQKQGSERASVGLFTYPILQAADILLYQAHAVPVGEDQRQHLELSRDLAQRFNSLFGPTFTVPAPHIVKDTAKITDLQDPTAKMSKSSSSPAGIIDLLEEPARSAKKIRSAVTDTGREIVFDAEGKPGIANLLTIYSALSGRGIDDLVAAYDGKGYGDLKKDLAEVVREFVTPIQERTRAYLDDPAQLDKLLAQGAEKARAVAAPTLRTVYERIGFFPPVRFE; the protein is encoded by the coding sequence ATGTCCGACGTACCCGCCCGCCCGCGCGTCTTCTCCGGCATCCAGCCGACGGCCGACTCGTTCCACCTCGGCAACTACCTGGGCGCGGTACGGCACTGGGTGGCCCTGCAGGAGAGCCACGACGCGTTCTACTGCGTGGTGGACCTGCACGCCATCACCGCCGGGCACGACCCGAAGGTGCTCAAGCAGCGCACCCGGATCGCCGCCGCGCAGCTCTTCGCGGTCGGCCTCGACCCGGAGCGCAGCACCCTGTTCGTCCAGTCGCAGGTGCCCGAGCACCCGCAGCTGGCCTGGGTGCTCGGCTGCATCACCGGCTTCGGCGAGGCCAGCCGGATGACGCAGTTCAAGGACAAGTCGCAGAAGCAGGGCAGCGAGCGGGCCAGCGTCGGCCTGTTCACCTACCCGATCCTGCAGGCCGCCGACATCCTGCTCTACCAGGCGCACGCGGTGCCGGTCGGCGAGGACCAGCGGCAGCACCTGGAGCTGTCCCGCGACCTGGCCCAGCGGTTCAACTCGCTGTTCGGCCCGACCTTCACGGTGCCCGCTCCGCACATCGTCAAGGACACCGCGAAGATCACCGACCTGCAGGACCCGACGGCCAAGATGTCGAAGTCGTCCTCCTCGCCGGCCGGCATCATCGACCTGCTGGAGGAGCCGGCCCGCTCGGCCAAGAAGATCCGCTCGGCGGTCACCGACACCGGGCGGGAGATCGTCTTCGACGCCGAGGGCAAGCCCGGCATCGCCAACCTGCTGACCATCTACTCGGCGCTCTCCGGTCGCGGCATCGACGACCTGGTCGCCGCGTACGACGGCAAGGGCTACGGCGACCTGAAGAAGGACCTCGCCGAGGTGGTCCGGGAGTTCGTCACCCCGATCCAGGAGCGCACCCGCGCCTACCTGGACGACCCGGCGCAGCTCGACAAGCTGCTCGCGCAGGGCGCCGAGAAGGCCCGCGCGGTCGCCGCCCCGACGCTGCGCACCGTGTACGAGCGGATCGGCTTCTTCCCGCCGGTCCGGTTCGAGTAG
- the pth gene encoding aminoacyl-tRNA hydrolase → MTDEAGPWLVVGLGNPGREYAGNRHNVGFMVAELLAGRLGGKFGRHKRAVAEVAEGRLGFGGPKLVLVKPLTYMNLSGGPVAGLAQFHKIPPERVIAVHDELDIPYGQLRVKCGGGEGGHNGLRSMSKSLGTKDYVRVRFGIGRPPGRQDPADYVLSDFSPAERKELEFLVDRAADVVESVVTKGVEPTQNLYHGA, encoded by the coding sequence GTGACGGACGAGGCGGGGCCGTGGCTGGTGGTCGGCCTGGGCAACCCCGGTCGGGAGTACGCGGGCAACCGGCACAACGTCGGCTTCATGGTGGCCGAGCTGCTGGCCGGTCGGCTGGGCGGCAAGTTCGGCCGGCACAAGCGGGCGGTGGCCGAGGTGGCCGAGGGGCGGCTGGGTTTCGGCGGCCCGAAGCTGGTGCTGGTGAAGCCGCTGACCTACATGAACCTCTCCGGTGGCCCGGTGGCCGGGCTGGCGCAGTTCCACAAGATCCCGCCGGAGCGGGTGATCGCGGTGCACGACGAGCTGGACATCCCGTACGGCCAGCTGCGGGTGAAGTGCGGCGGTGGCGAGGGTGGCCACAACGGGCTGCGGTCGATGTCGAAGTCGCTGGGCACCAAGGACTACGTGCGGGTGCGGTTCGGCATCGGCCGGCCGCCGGGCCGGCAGGACCCGGCCGACTACGTGCTGTCGGACTTCTCCCCGGCCGAGCGCAAGGAGCTGGAGTTCCTGGTGGACCGGGCGGCGGACGTGGTGGAGTCGGTGGTCACCAAGGGCGTGGAGCCGACGCAGAACCTCTACCACGGCGCCTGA
- the cysN gene encoding sulfate adenylyltransferase subunit CysN codes for MSVETVAPAEADASARPMDLLRFATAGSVDDGKSTLIGRLLYDTKSLFTDQLAAVEAVSAARGDEYTNLALLTDGLRAEREQGITIDVAYRYFATPRRKFIIADTPGHIQYTRNMVTGASTADLALILVDARKGLVEQSRRHAFLCSLLRVPHLVLCVNKMDLVDWSQEVFEQIADEFTAFAAKLDVPDLTVVPISALQGDNIVTRSENMPWYEGPSLLHHLERVHIASDRNLVDVRFPVQYVIRPQSTTVTDYRGYAGQVASGVLKAGDEVMVLPSGFTSRIASVETADGPVDEAFPPMSVTVRLTDEIDISRGDLICRPNNAPSVAQDIEAMICWMDETRPLQVGGKYAIKHTTRSARAIVRGLHYRLDINSLHRDETAGELKLNEIGRVRLRTTVPLLADEYRRNRTTGGFVIIDETTNRTVGAGMIVEAG; via the coding sequence ATGAGCGTCGAGACTGTTGCGCCGGCCGAGGCCGACGCGTCGGCCCGGCCGATGGACCTGCTGCGGTTCGCCACCGCGGGCAGCGTGGACGACGGCAAGTCGACCTTGATCGGCCGGCTGCTGTACGACACGAAGTCGCTGTTCACCGACCAGCTGGCCGCGGTCGAGGCGGTCAGCGCGGCGCGGGGCGACGAGTACACCAACCTGGCGCTGCTCACCGACGGCCTGCGCGCCGAGCGGGAGCAGGGCATCACCATCGACGTGGCCTACCGCTACTTCGCCACGCCGCGGCGGAAGTTCATCATCGCCGACACCCCGGGGCACATCCAGTACACCCGGAACATGGTCACCGGCGCCTCCACGGCCGACCTGGCGCTGATCCTGGTCGACGCCCGCAAGGGCCTGGTGGAGCAGTCCCGCCGGCACGCGTTCCTCTGCTCGCTGCTGCGGGTGCCGCACCTGGTCCTGTGCGTCAACAAGATGGACCTGGTGGACTGGTCGCAGGAGGTGTTCGAGCAGATCGCCGACGAGTTCACGGCGTTCGCCGCGAAGCTCGACGTGCCGGACCTGACCGTGGTGCCGATCTCCGCGCTCCAGGGCGACAACATCGTCACCCGCTCGGAGAACATGCCCTGGTACGAGGGCCCGTCGCTGCTGCACCACCTGGAGCGGGTGCACATCGCCTCGGACCGCAACCTCGTCGACGTCCGCTTCCCGGTGCAGTACGTGATCCGGCCGCAGTCGACGACGGTCACCGACTACCGGGGCTACGCGGGTCAGGTGGCGTCGGGCGTGCTCAAGGCCGGCGACGAGGTGATGGTGCTGCCCTCGGGCTTCACCAGCCGGATCGCCAGCGTCGAGACCGCCGACGGCCCGGTCGACGAGGCGTTCCCGCCCATGTCGGTGACCGTCCGGCTGACCGACGAGATCGACATCTCGCGCGGCGACCTGATCTGCCGGCCCAACAACGCCCCGAGCGTCGCGCAGGACATCGAGGCGATGATCTGCTGGATGGACGAGACCCGCCCGCTGCAGGTCGGCGGCAAGTACGCCATCAAGCACACCACCCGCTCGGCGCGGGCGATCGTGCGCGGGCTGCACTACCGGCTGGACATCAACTCGCTGCACCGCGACGAGACGGCCGGCGAGCTGAAGCTCAACGAGATCGGCCGGGTGCGGCTGCGGACGACCGTGCCGTTGCTGGCCGACGAGTACCGGCGCAACCGCACCACGGGCGGGTTCGTCATCATCGACGAGACCACCAACCGCACCGTGGGCGCCGGCATGATCGTCGAGGCCGGCTGA
- the cysD gene encoding sulfate adenylyltransferase subunit CysD, with the protein MTAPAAYQVSHLDALEAESIFVMREVVAEMERPVLLFSGGKDSIVMLRLAQKAFAPANIPFPVMHVDTGHNFPEVLEYRDQRVAELGLQLIVASVPEALSKGLVRESADGMRNRIQTPVLLDAVEKHRFDALFGGARRDEEKARAKERVFSFRDEFGQWDPKNQRPELWALYNGRHHPGESIRVFPLSNWTELDVWHYIARERIPLPSIYYAHQREVIERDGMLYAVNEFFRARAGEQAFKAQVRYRTVGDASCTAAVRSDADTVEKVIEEVAATRITERGATRGDDRVSEAAMEDRKREGYF; encoded by the coding sequence ATGACGGCCCCCGCCGCGTACCAGGTGTCGCATCTGGACGCGCTCGAGGCGGAGAGCATCTTCGTGATGCGCGAGGTCGTCGCCGAGATGGAGCGGCCCGTGCTGCTGTTCTCCGGCGGCAAGGACTCGATCGTGATGCTCCGGTTGGCCCAGAAGGCGTTCGCCCCGGCCAACATCCCCTTCCCGGTGATGCACGTCGACACCGGGCACAACTTCCCCGAGGTTCTCGAATACCGGGACCAGCGCGTCGCCGAGCTGGGTCTCCAGCTCATCGTGGCCAGCGTGCCGGAGGCTCTGAGCAAGGGGCTGGTACGCGAGTCGGCCGACGGCATGCGCAACCGGATCCAGACCCCGGTGCTGCTCGACGCGGTGGAGAAGCACCGCTTCGACGCGCTGTTCGGCGGCGCCCGCCGGGACGAGGAGAAGGCCCGGGCCAAGGAGCGGGTGTTCAGCTTCCGCGACGAGTTCGGCCAGTGGGACCCGAAGAACCAGCGCCCCGAGCTGTGGGCGCTCTACAACGGCCGGCACCACCCGGGCGAGTCGATCCGGGTGTTCCCGCTGTCCAACTGGACCGAGCTGGACGTCTGGCACTACATCGCCCGGGAGCGGATCCCGCTGCCGTCGATCTACTACGCGCACCAGCGCGAGGTGATCGAGCGCGACGGCATGCTCTACGCGGTCAACGAGTTCTTCCGCGCCCGCGCCGGTGAGCAGGCGTTCAAGGCCCAGGTGCGGTACCGGACCGTGGGTGACGCCTCCTGCACCGCGGCGGTCCGTTCGGACGCCGACACGGTGGAGAAGGTGATCGAGGAGGTGGCCGCCACCCGGATCACCGAGCGCGGCGCGACCCGCGGCGACGACCGGGTCAGCGAGGCCGCCATGGAGGACCGCAAGCGGGAGGGCTACTTCTGA